A genomic segment from Abyssibacter profundi encodes:
- a CDS encoding primosomal protein N' → MSTGESSRTVQVAVPTPLYRCFDYDLSAGQSAPPGTRVQVPFGRRRLVGVVTSQDAAADQRPRKCVEAVLDDTPIFGAEDRALIEWTARYFAAPIGEVYSLALPVRLRAGQSAAWSAPQAWRLRDDHPTPARLGRRQQAALDALRDGALGEDELRARSGLDRRGVERLSALKLITAAEDASPAAAGTAARLSDAQAAAVASLTARLGQFSASLVDGVTGSGKTEVYLAVAAEVIARGGQVLVLVPEIGLVNSMADRVRARLGRSPRVLHSGLSDGERAEQWLAARAGAADVVIATRSGVFVPMPRLGLIVVDEEHDGSYKQEDGCRYSARAVAVWRARQRAIPIVLGSATPSLESLQLVQAGQCERLVLPGRAGAAVLPSVRLVDVRAHQLEHGLCHESLTAMTEHLQAGGQVLVFLNRRGYAPAVLCHSCGWVADCHRCDAHLTLHRARNRLCCHHCGLEAAPPDRCPDCGDRNFVGAGAGTERLEHALARRFAGFPVLRIDRDTTRRVGELDARLARAASGEARILVGTQMLAKGHNFPNLSLVVIVDADQGLFSADFRAGERMAQGIFQVGGRAGRAQRAGEVLIQTHHPDHPLLQQLVRGDYGGFARMALAERHETALPPASHLVLLRAESTDTDRPLEWLREAATVGRQLFHDSVSIWDPTPAPMARRAGRHRAQLLLECARRAPLQSGLPAWIEALANLRNSRKLRWSLDVDPQSML, encoded by the coding sequence ATGTCCACGGGAGAATCATCCCGCACCGTCCAGGTGGCGGTCCCCACGCCGCTGTACCGATGCTTCGACTACGACCTGTCAGCCGGTCAGTCCGCCCCTCCTGGCACACGTGTTCAGGTGCCCTTTGGACGCCGGCGCCTGGTCGGCGTCGTCACAAGCCAGGATGCGGCGGCGGATCAGCGGCCACGCAAGTGCGTCGAGGCTGTGCTCGATGACACACCGATTTTCGGCGCCGAGGATCGCGCGCTCATCGAATGGACCGCGCGCTACTTCGCCGCCCCCATTGGCGAGGTGTACTCGCTAGCGCTGCCCGTACGTCTGCGCGCCGGTCAGTCCGCCGCCTGGTCAGCACCCCAGGCCTGGCGCCTGCGCGATGACCACCCCACCCCTGCCCGGCTGGGCCGCCGGCAACAGGCCGCGCTGGATGCCCTGCGGGATGGCGCATTGGGTGAAGACGAACTTCGCGCACGCAGCGGATTGGACCGACGCGGCGTCGAGCGGCTCAGCGCCCTCAAGCTGATCACGGCCGCCGAAGACGCATCTCCCGCGGCCGCGGGCACCGCGGCGCGGCTCAGCGATGCCCAGGCCGCCGCCGTCGCCTCCCTGACCGCGCGCCTCGGTCAGTTCAGCGCCAGTCTGGTCGATGGTGTGACGGGGAGCGGCAAAACCGAGGTGTATCTGGCCGTAGCCGCCGAGGTCATCGCGCGGGGCGGCCAGGTGCTGGTGCTGGTGCCCGAGATCGGTCTGGTCAACAGCATGGCTGATCGCGTCCGGGCGCGTCTGGGACGGTCACCGCGTGTCCTGCACTCCGGCCTGTCAGACGGCGAACGGGCTGAACAATGGCTGGCGGCCCGTGCTGGGGCCGCCGACGTGGTGATCGCCACACGTTCGGGTGTGTTTGTCCCGATGCCACGCCTCGGCCTGATCGTCGTCGATGAAGAACATGATGGCAGTTACAAACAGGAAGACGGCTGTCGGTACTCGGCACGGGCCGTGGCGGTTTGGCGCGCCCGGCAGCGGGCGATTCCCATCGTGCTGGGCTCGGCAACGCCCAGTCTGGAATCGCTGCAACTGGTCCAGGCCGGCCAGTGCGAGCGTCTGGTTCTGCCGGGACGGGCAGGCGCCGCAGTCCTGCCCAGCGTCCGCCTGGTGGATGTCCGGGCCCATCAGCTTGAACACGGGCTGTGCCACGAATCGCTGACAGCCATGACCGAGCACCTGCAGGCCGGCGGGCAAGTGCTGGTCTTTCTCAATCGGCGCGGCTACGCACCGGCCGTTCTTTGCCACAGCTGCGGCTGGGTTGCCGACTGCCATCGCTGCGACGCGCATCTAACGCTGCATCGCGCGCGCAATCGGCTGTGCTGCCACCACTGCGGATTGGAAGCCGCCCCGCCGGACCGCTGTCCCGACTGTGGCGACCGCAACTTCGTCGGAGCCGGCGCAGGCACGGAACGCCTGGAGCACGCGCTGGCACGACGCTTTGCCGGGTTTCCGGTACTCCGCATTGATCGCGATACCACCCGACGGGTTGGCGAACTCGACGCCCGCCTGGCCCGGGCGGCCTCTGGTGAGGCGCGGATTCTGGTGGGCACGCAAATGTTGGCCAAGGGTCACAACTTTCCCAATCTAAGCCTCGTCGTCATCGTCGATGCTGACCAGGGCCTGTTCAGCGCCGATTTCCGTGCCGGCGAACGTATGGCGCAGGGAATTTTTCAGGTGGGTGGTCGTGCGGGCCGCGCGCAACGAGCGGGGGAAGTGCTGATCCAGACACACCACCCGGACCATCCACTACTGCAACAACTGGTCCGCGGCGATTACGGTGGATTTGCCCGGATGGCCTTGGCAGAGCGGCACGAAACCGCCCTGCCGCCGGCCAGTCACCTCGTCTTGCTGCGCGCCGAATCCACCGACACCGATCGACCGCTGGAGTGGTTACGCGAGGCGGCGACCGTGGGTCGACAGCTGTTTCATGATTCCGTATCGATTTGGGATCCCACCCCCGCGCCGATGGCGCGTCGGGCCGGCCGACACCGTGCCCAGCTGTTGCTGGAATGTGCCCGCCGCGCCCCATTGCAAAGCGGTTTACCCGCGTGGATTGAGGCCTTGGCCAACCTGCGCAACAGCCGCAAGCTGCGATGGAGTCTCGACGTCGATCCGCAGAGCATGCTCTAG
- the argS gene encoding arginine--tRNA ligase — protein MQDQIVELLRAALKQVAAGPFPTLEVPERIGIERTRDASHGDFATNVAMASARSARANPRQIAEAIVAALPNDPQVEKVEIAGPGFINFFLTRDAATAVVGRVLDAGDRYGHAAEPSGRKVMVEFVSANPNGPLHVGHGRGAALGDCIANLLAAAGHTVAREYYVNDAGRQMDILAASIWVRYLEQQDQAMPFPTGGYQGAYVRDIASGLITNHGDRFLHPAAEVQADLGHDAPAGDKDAYVDALIAKMKALLGDDFALVHAAGLDSQLSDIREDLEGFGIVYDRWFSEASLVTDGAVEHALERLRASGHTIERDGALWLKSSEMGDEKDRVLVRANGAYTYFATDIAYHLNKLERGFDTLVNVWGADHHGYIARMRAAIEALTGSDDALVVRLSQFVSLFRAGEKVGMSTRAGEFVTLRELRDEVGRDAARFFYVMRSSDQPLDFDLALATSQSNDNPVYYIQYAHARICSVLRQATDAGVTVNPQAGRAALGRLTESHETALMGLLATFPERIEQAAAQYAPNIVANALRDVADQFHSYYNAHRFLLDDDAELTQARLTLVLAVQQVLANGLTLLGVTAPETM, from the coding sequence ATGCAGGACCAGATTGTCGAGCTATTGCGCGCCGCCCTGAAGCAGGTTGCGGCCGGTCCGTTTCCCACGCTGGAGGTGCCCGAACGCATCGGCATCGAGCGCACGCGTGACGCCAGCCACGGCGATTTTGCGACCAATGTCGCGATGGCCTCTGCCCGGAGTGCGCGGGCCAACCCACGCCAGATCGCCGAGGCGATTGTGGCGGCCCTGCCCAATGATCCGCAGGTCGAGAAGGTGGAGATCGCCGGCCCCGGTTTCATTAATTTTTTCCTGACCCGTGATGCCGCCACGGCGGTTGTGGGCCGCGTGCTCGACGCAGGCGACCGCTACGGCCACGCCGCTGAACCCAGCGGCCGCAAGGTCATGGTCGAATTCGTGTCGGCCAACCCCAATGGCCCGCTGCATGTCGGTCATGGTCGCGGGGCTGCCCTGGGCGACTGCATCGCCAATCTGCTGGCCGCCGCCGGCCACACGGTGGCGCGTGAGTACTACGTCAATGACGCGGGCCGGCAGATGGACATTCTGGCCGCCAGTATTTGGGTGCGCTATCTCGAACAGCAGGACCAGGCCATGCCCTTTCCCACGGGTGGGTATCAGGGCGCCTATGTCCGCGATATTGCCAGCGGGCTGATCACAAACCATGGCGACCGCTTCCTACACCCGGCCGCCGAGGTTCAGGCCGATCTCGGCCATGACGCCCCGGCTGGCGATAAGGACGCCTATGTCGACGCCCTGATTGCCAAGATGAAAGCCCTGCTGGGTGATGATTTTGCGCTGGTTCATGCCGCAGGCCTGGACAGCCAGCTCAGCGATATCCGCGAGGACCTGGAAGGCTTCGGCATCGTCTACGATCGCTGGTTCTCCGAAGCCAGCCTGGTGACCGATGGCGCCGTTGAGCATGCCCTGGAACGGCTCCGCGCCTCCGGCCACACCATCGAACGAGATGGCGCACTGTGGTTGAAGTCGTCCGAGATGGGCGACGAGAAAGACCGCGTCCTGGTCCGTGCCAACGGCGCGTACACCTATTTCGCCACCGACATTGCCTACCACCTGAACAAGCTGGAGCGGGGATTCGACACCCTGGTCAATGTCTGGGGTGCGGATCATCACGGCTATATCGCGCGTATGCGTGCGGCCATCGAGGCGCTGACCGGCAGCGATGACGCACTGGTGGTCCGGCTGTCGCAGTTCGTCAGCCTGTTCCGGGCGGGCGAGAAGGTCGGCATGTCCACGCGTGCGGGCGAATTCGTCACCCTACGAGAGCTCCGGGACGAGGTCGGCCGGGATGCCGCGCGCTTCTTCTATGTGATGCGCTCCTCGGATCAACCGCTGGACTTTGACCTGGCACTGGCCACGTCCCAGTCCAACGACAACCCGGTGTATTACATCCAATACGCCCACGCGCGAATCTGCAGCGTGCTGCGACAGGCCACCGATGCCGGTGTGACCGTCAACCCGCAGGCCGGCCGTGCAGCGCTGGGGCGACTGACCGAGTCGCATGAAACGGCCTTGATGGGCTTGTTGGCCACCTTCCCGGAGCGCATCGAACAGGCGGCCGCGCAGTACGCACCGAACATCGTGGCCAACGCCCTGCGCGACGTGGCTGACCAGTTCCACAGCTACTACAACGCCCACCGTTTTCTGCTCGATGACGATGCCGAATTGACCCAGGCCCGCCTCACACTGGTATTGGCTGTGCAGCAGGTCTTGGCCAATGGGCTGACCCTGTTGGGCGTCACCGCGCCGGAGACCATGTAG
- a CDS encoding SPOR domain-containing protein, giving the protein MARDYANRKKSPPRRGGQTKSTQPGLPGWVWLMVGVTAGLVIAVVLYIINGPEPASRQPQAQPVEQQAETPEPAKELPPKEEARFTFYEMLPNFQLVPRTEQYTPPPEPESNLRYAIQAGSFGRQADAEARRAEIALLGMQSRVETAKLDDGRTVYRVIIGPESSFKRVKNQMARLYDNGIESFFRRIDS; this is encoded by the coding sequence ATGGCGCGCGACTACGCCAATCGCAAGAAATCGCCCCCTCGGCGGGGTGGACAAACCAAATCGACCCAGCCGGGCTTGCCTGGCTGGGTCTGGCTCATGGTGGGCGTCACCGCCGGTCTGGTCATCGCCGTGGTGCTGTACATCATCAATGGACCAGAACCTGCGTCCCGCCAGCCCCAGGCACAGCCCGTCGAACAACAGGCCGAGACGCCGGAACCTGCCAAGGAGCTACCGCCCAAGGAAGAGGCCCGGTTCACGTTCTACGAGATGCTGCCCAATTTCCAGCTGGTCCCCCGCACCGAGCAGTACACACCGCCGCCGGAGCCTGAATCCAACCTGCGTTACGCGATTCAGGCGGGGAGCTTCGGCCGTCAGGCCGATGCCGAGGCCCGTCGCGCAGAAATCGCGTTGCTGGGCATGCAATCCCGGGTGGAAACGGCCAAGTTGGATGACGGTCGGACCGTGTATCGGGTCATCATCGGGCCGGAGTCCAGCTTCAAGCGGGTCAAGAATCAAATGGCTCGGCTCTACGACAACGGGATCGAAAGCTTCTTTCGCCGTATCGATTCCTGA
- a CDS encoding HAD family hydrolase, translated as MHLVADLENLLLDPLPAIEYCLRTTLLEMGYAPSPDRDLSWVVNVPFSDAAITLLADDAPARLDEFTARYQRLFACRGRRAFGLYPGARAAVASLQATHNRHLHYLTHIGPDSAKALLEHYAFRQAVDSIFTAPAPQCRMCRPSLLEKLSGKLREQSGEAIAFASDDPAELALARRMGIHTIGLLYGRSPAPVIRRAQPDLLIESAAGLPTALATLVAEPGRAGAH; from the coding sequence ATGCACCTCGTCGCCGATCTTGAAAACCTGTTGCTCGACCCGCTGCCGGCCATCGAATACTGCCTGCGCACGACCCTGTTGGAGATGGGTTATGCGCCATCACCCGACCGGGATTTGTCCTGGGTGGTCAACGTGCCGTTCTCCGACGCCGCCATCACCCTGCTGGCCGATGATGCGCCCGCCCGGCTGGACGAGTTCACGGCGCGGTACCAGCGGCTGTTCGCCTGCCGAGGTCGCCGAGCATTTGGCTTGTACCCCGGGGCGCGCGCCGCTGTGGCCAGCTTGCAGGCTACACACAACCGCCACCTGCACTACTTGACGCACATCGGCCCGGACAGCGCCAAGGCATTGCTGGAGCACTACGCGTTTAGGCAAGCGGTGGACAGCATTTTCACCGCGCCGGCTCCGCAATGCCGGATGTGCCGCCCCAGCCTGTTGGAGAAGCTTTCCGGCAAGTTGCGGGAGCAGTCCGGGGAGGCGATTGCCTTTGCCTCGGACGACCCGGCCGAGCTGGCGCTGGCCCGGCGCATGGGGATTCACACCATCGGCCTGCTCTACGGCCGGTCGCCTGCTCCGGTCATTCGCCGCGCCCAACCCGATCTACTCATCGAATCCGCCGCAGGTTTGCCGACCGCCTTGGCAACGCTGGTCGCAGAACCCGGGCGGGCCGGAGCACATTGA
- a CDS encoding TonB-dependent receptor, which translates to MSPVLRGLALPCCLLVLSSAAAESVEPYDDVIVVESDDDAAVPAGAASPADAIALEALTVRGDRLGRDLDGASASTAIVTGEDIEQGSTQDFHELLGSLGNVTQAQSNRQIAIRGVLQNGNGGGDSETISVYLDGIPLPQRAANFGGPLNGFDVEQIEVLRGAQSTSQGRNALGGAVFIQTRDAEPFWEAKLRGGLAQQGGEQLAAAVGGPLWSDDFAFRVAVDHHHSDGDVVNITPQTESDPITGEETETAPPIVNFDDAGREWSDMARLKLRFAPLGGPYSAQLLAVYSDNEFGDNVFDSTYGDRTETANVRYVETYATEIYGLNQALTLGEAWTLVSASGYAEGQDDRVSDFDRTEDEGGVSTYDLDDQSLSQELRLEYRADALRAVVGVYGGRLQQYSLVTGDDVLIGGGTVSLDGFVEYNRSVESLAGFGELEWWFVDDWSVTVGLRRQYERFRRHNVSDVSYASGTGGVPIPDVVIEALNAVGESPLLPASVVDALESTGFYPLPQDYDERGDTRFTAWLPKLGVSWRYWPDQLLSLTYSEGYRSGGTSVSFFGGTVNDYQPETTHTLELALRNRIADWGLSLQTNIFATRWENQQVETGVSTDYYTIIENAGESHLYGLETAVQWRPGRAFELSASLGLLETEYDRFQNVDEDYAGNDFNYAPGVSGGVTGTWHPWRTTRLQLNVTHTGRYYGDPGNTADRTIPSRTLVNARVARQIGDFTLAVFGRNLTDDVNVQDQFILRGRQARRYGESRVIGLQVDWQP; encoded by the coding sequence GTGTCCCCTGTTCTGCGTGGGCTTGCGCTGCCCTGCTGTCTGCTGGTCTTGTCCTCTGCCGCCGCCGAGTCGGTGGAGCCCTATGACGACGTCATCGTCGTGGAGTCCGACGACGACGCGGCAGTGCCAGCGGGGGCGGCCTCGCCCGCCGATGCCATTGCGCTGGAGGCACTCACGGTTCGCGGCGATCGCCTGGGCCGCGACCTGGATGGCGCCAGCGCCAGCACCGCGATTGTGACCGGGGAAGACATCGAGCAAGGCAGCACCCAGGACTTCCACGAGCTGCTGGGCAGTCTCGGTAACGTGACCCAGGCGCAGAGTAACCGGCAAATCGCCATTCGGGGCGTATTGCAAAATGGTAATGGCGGGGGCGATTCCGAGACCATTTCCGTGTATCTCGACGGCATTCCGCTGCCGCAGCGCGCAGCCAACTTCGGCGGGCCGCTCAATGGTTTCGATGTGGAGCAGATCGAGGTGCTGCGTGGGGCGCAGTCCACCAGCCAGGGTCGCAATGCCCTGGGCGGCGCCGTGTTCATCCAAACACGGGATGCCGAACCGTTCTGGGAGGCGAAGTTGCGCGGTGGGCTGGCCCAGCAGGGTGGCGAGCAGTTGGCGGCGGCCGTGGGTGGTCCGCTCTGGTCCGACGACTTTGCATTTCGTGTGGCGGTGGACCACCACCACAGCGACGGCGATGTCGTGAACATCACGCCACAGACCGAATCCGACCCCATCACCGGCGAAGAGACAGAAACCGCCCCGCCCATCGTCAACTTCGATGATGCCGGGCGCGAATGGTCCGATATGGCTCGGCTCAAGCTCCGATTCGCGCCGCTCGGCGGGCCTTACTCGGCGCAGCTACTGGCTGTTTACAGTGACAATGAGTTCGGCGACAACGTCTTTGATTCCACCTATGGCGATCGCACCGAGACCGCCAATGTCCGCTATGTCGAGACCTATGCCACCGAGATCTACGGCCTGAACCAAGCGCTAACCCTGGGCGAGGCCTGGACGCTGGTCAGTGCCAGTGGTTATGCCGAGGGACAGGATGACCGGGTCTCGGATTTCGATCGCACCGAGGACGAAGGCGGCGTCAGCACCTACGATCTCGATGATCAAAGTCTGTCGCAGGAACTGCGGCTGGAGTATCGCGCCGATGCACTGCGCGCGGTGGTCGGTGTGTATGGCGGCCGTCTACAGCAGTACTCCTTGGTCACCGGCGACGATGTGCTCATCGGTGGTGGCACCGTTTCGCTGGATGGCTTTGTTGAGTACAACCGGTCGGTCGAGTCCCTGGCCGGCTTTGGTGAGCTGGAGTGGTGGTTTGTCGACGATTGGTCGGTCACCGTGGGGCTTCGGCGTCAGTACGAACGCTTTCGGCGGCACAACGTCAGCGATGTGAGCTATGCCAGCGGTACCGGCGGCGTGCCCATCCCCGATGTGGTCATCGAGGCTTTGAACGCCGTGGGCGAGAGCCCGCTATTGCCTGCCTCGGTGGTTGACGCCCTGGAGTCCACCGGGTTTTACCCGCTGCCCCAGGACTACGATGAGCGGGGTGATACGCGTTTTACGGCTTGGTTGCCCAAGCTGGGCGTGAGCTGGCGGTACTGGCCCGATCAATTGCTGTCGCTGACGTATTCGGAGGGCTATCGTTCCGGCGGGACCTCGGTCAGCTTCTTCGGCGGCACCGTCAACGACTACCAGCCGGAAACCACCCATACGCTCGAACTGGCCTTACGGAACCGGATTGCCGACTGGGGTCTGAGCCTGCAGACGAACATCTTCGCCACTCGCTGGGAGAATCAGCAGGTCGAAACCGGCGTCAGTACGGATTACTACACCATCATCGAAAACGCCGGCGAGTCGCATCTCTACGGTCTGGAGACCGCCGTACAGTGGCGGCCCGGGCGCGCGTTCGAACTGTCCGCCTCGCTGGGCCTACTGGAGACCGAGTACGACCGGTTCCAGAATGTCGATGAGGACTACGCTGGCAATGACTTCAATTACGCGCCGGGCGTCTCCGGCGGAGTGACCGGAACCTGGCACCCCTGGCGGACCACCCGTCTGCAACTCAACGTCACGCATACCGGGCGCTACTACGGTGACCCCGGGAATACGGCGGATCGCACCATCCCGTCGCGGACGCTTGTCAACGCCCGAGTGGCCCGGCAGATCGGCGATTTCACACTGGCCGTTTTCGGGCGCAATCTCACCGATGACGTGAATGTGCAGGATCAGTTCATTCTGCGTGGCCGGCAGGCGCGGCGGTATGGCGAATCGCGTGTCATCGGTTTGCAGGTGGACTGGCAGCCCTAG
- a CDS encoding TonB-dependent receptor, with protein MERHYVLSALGYGLLGLVLGLYMSASGQHQQLVTHAHIMLVGFLLGFAYALLHRLWLEAPQPSWARLQFALHQLGAPLLFIGLFLLYGGWVPESLLGPVLGLASALIIAALGLMTWLFVRQPQAGTG; from the coding sequence ATGGAACGTCATTACGTCCTCAGCGCGCTGGGTTACGGGCTGCTGGGCCTGGTGCTGGGGCTTTACATGTCGGCCAGCGGCCAGCACCAGCAACTGGTCACCCACGCCCACATCATGCTCGTGGGCTTCTTGCTGGGCTTTGCCTACGCGCTGCTGCACCGACTTTGGCTGGAGGCACCGCAGCCCTCCTGGGCCCGCCTGCAGTTCGCCTTGCATCAGTTGGGCGCGCCGCTGCTTTTTATCGGCCTGTTTCTGCTCTATGGCGGCTGGGTGCCGGAATCCCTACTCGGCCCCGTGCTGGGCCTGGCATCGGCACTGATCATCGCGGCTTTGGGGCTGATGACCTGGCTCTTTGTCCGCCAGCCGCAAGCCGGCACGGGCTAG
- the uvrD gene encoding DNA helicase II, whose amino-acid sequence MDGDITPIVDPLNDPQREAVTAPLEHRLILAGAGSGKTRVLTHRVAWLMGVEGVSPLSILAVTFTNKAAKEMRSRIESLVRFPTRAMWVGTFHGIAHRMLRLHAKEAGLGPYFQILDADDQQRLVKRLIKGMDLPEDQWVPKQVTGFINARKEEGLRPGDLDDNGDWTRRTLIQIYGVYEDACRRADLVDFAELLLRAHELCRDHPQIQAHYRNRFQHILVDEFQDTNKLQYAWLRVLAGDRAKLFVVGDDDQSIYSWRGARVENIIRFPKDFAGTQTIRLEQNYRSTGHILKAANTLIAHNSGRLGKELWTEDPDGSPIQVYSAYNERDEAEFVVNRIQAWVAAGGQRSDCAILYRSNAMSRTLEEALLTAQMPYRVYGGLRFYERAEIKDALAYLRLVENRADDAAFERVVNQPTRGIGATTLEKVRYRARRDQLTMWSAAGEVAEELAARAGNAIRGFRDLIDRLAEETEDHTLGEQINHVVEQSGLRAHYGKDKSEQGEARIENLDELANAARGFEPSEGDEDLPALSAFLAHAALEAGEDQAGEWEDAVQLMSLHAAKGLEFPVVFMIGLEDGLFPHERAIGEGGLEEERRLCYVGITRAREQLVISHAESRRLYRNDQFCVPSRFLAELPPDCVEEIRPRVAVSRPLGYGASAGLRQTESAGLKLGQRVVHRKFGEGVVLSLEGEGERARVEVSFESVGSKWLMQSIAKLDPI is encoded by the coding sequence ATGGATGGCGATATCACCCCGATTGTTGACCCGCTCAACGACCCGCAGCGCGAGGCCGTCACGGCCCCGCTGGAACACCGACTGATACTGGCAGGGGCGGGTAGCGGCAAGACCCGCGTGCTCACCCACCGCGTAGCCTGGCTCATGGGCGTGGAGGGTGTATCGCCGCTGTCGATTCTTGCGGTGACCTTTACCAACAAGGCAGCCAAGGAGATGCGTTCGCGCATCGAGTCGCTGGTGCGGTTTCCGACGCGGGCCATGTGGGTGGGGACCTTCCACGGCATCGCCCATCGCATGCTGCGACTGCACGCCAAGGAAGCCGGCCTCGGGCCGTACTTTCAGATTCTGGATGCCGACGATCAGCAACGCCTGGTCAAGCGGCTGATCAAGGGCATGGATCTGCCCGAAGACCAGTGGGTGCCCAAGCAGGTCACTGGGTTCATCAACGCGCGCAAGGAAGAAGGGCTGCGCCCCGGCGATCTCGACGACAACGGTGACTGGACGCGGCGAACGCTGATTCAAATCTATGGTGTCTATGAAGACGCCTGCCGGCGCGCCGATCTGGTCGACTTCGCCGAACTGCTGCTGCGTGCGCATGAGCTGTGTCGCGACCACCCGCAGATTCAGGCGCATTACCGCAACCGGTTTCAACACATCCTGGTCGACGAATTCCAGGACACCAACAAACTGCAGTACGCCTGGTTGCGGGTGCTGGCCGGTGATCGCGCCAAGCTGTTCGTGGTGGGCGACGACGACCAGTCGATCTACTCCTGGCGGGGGGCGCGGGTGGAGAACATCATCCGCTTTCCCAAGGACTTTGCCGGCACACAGACGATTCGCCTGGAGCAGAACTACCGCTCCACCGGGCATATTCTCAAGGCGGCGAACACCCTCATCGCCCACAACAGTGGCCGGCTGGGCAAGGAGTTGTGGACGGAGGACCCGGACGGTTCGCCCATTCAGGTCTACAGCGCCTATAACGAGCGAGACGAAGCCGAGTTCGTCGTCAACCGCATCCAGGCCTGGGTAGCGGCCGGTGGGCAACGCAGTGATTGCGCCATTCTGTACCGCTCAAATGCCATGTCGCGCACGCTGGAAGAGGCTTTGCTGACCGCGCAAATGCCCTACCGGGTCTATGGCGGTCTCCGCTTCTATGAACGCGCCGAAATCAAGGATGCGCTGGCCTATCTGCGGCTGGTTGAGAATCGTGCCGACGATGCGGCCTTTGAACGCGTGGTCAACCAACCCACGCGCGGCATCGGGGCCACCACGCTGGAGAAGGTGCGCTACCGGGCGCGGCGTGACCAGTTGACCATGTGGTCGGCGGCCGGCGAAGTGGCTGAGGAGCTGGCCGCCCGGGCCGGCAATGCGATTCGTGGTTTTCGGGACCTGATCGACCGTTTGGCCGAGGAAACCGAAGACCACACGCTGGGCGAGCAGATCAACCACGTCGTGGAGCAGTCCGGCCTGCGCGCCCATTACGGCAAGGACAAGAGCGAGCAGGGTGAAGCCCGCATTGAAAACCTTGATGAGCTGGCCAACGCGGCCCGCGGCTTCGAGCCCAGCGAGGGCGACGAGGATTTGCCGGCGCTGTCAGCGTTTCTGGCCCATGCGGCGCTGGAGGCCGGCGAGGACCAGGCGGGTGAGTGGGAAGACGCCGTGCAGCTCATGAGTCTGCATGCCGCCAAGGGGCTGGAATTCCCGGTGGTGTTCATGATCGGCCTGGAGGACGGACTGTTCCCACATGAACGCGCCATCGGCGAGGGCGGCCTCGAGGAAGAGCGTCGGCTTTGCTACGTGGGCATTACCCGAGCGCGCGAGCAGCTGGTGATCTCGCACGCTGAGAGCCGTCGCCTGTACCGCAACGACCAGTTCTGCGTGCCCTCACGGTTTCTGGCCGAGCTGCCGCCCGACTGCGTCGAAGAGATTCGTCCACGCGTGGCGGTGAGCCGGCCGCTGGGCTACGGGGCCAGCGCCGGACTGCGGCAAACCGAATCCGCGGGACTCAAGCTCGGCCAGCGGGTGGTGCATCGCAAGTTCGGCGAGGGCGTCGTGCTGTCGCTGGAGGGTGAGGGCGAGCGCGCACGGGTCGAGGTCAGCTTCGAGTCCGTCGGCTCCAAGTGGCTGATGCAGTCCATCGCCAAGCTGGACCCGATCTAG